Proteins found in one Streptococcus mitis genomic segment:
- a CDS encoding ATP-dependent Clp protease ATP-binding subunit → MLCQNCKINDSTIHLYTNLNGKQKQIDLCQNCYKIIKTDPNNSLFKGMTDLNNRDFDPFGDFFNDLNNFRPSSNTPPTPPTQSGGGYGGNGGYGSQNRESAQTPPPSQEKGLLEEFGINVTEIARRGDIDPVIGRDDEIIRVIEILNRRTKNNPVLIGEPGVGKTAVVEGLAQKIVDGDVPHKLQGKQVIRLDVVSLVQGTGIRGQFEERMQKLMEEIRKREDIILFIDEIHEIVGAGSAGDGNMDAGNILKPALARGELQLVGATTLNEYRIIEKDAALERRMQPVKVDEPTVEETITILKGIQKKYEDYHHVQYTDAAIEAAATLSNRYIQDRFLPDKAIDLLDEAGSKMNLTLNFVDPKVIDQRLIEAENLKSQATREEDFEKAAYFRDQIAKYKEMQKKKVTDQDTPIISEKTIEHIIEQKTNIPVGDLKEKEQSQLIHLAEDLKSHVIGQDDAVDKIAKAIRRNRVGLGTPNRPIGSFLFVGPTGVGKTELSKQLAIELFGSADSMIRFDMSEYMEKHSVAKLVGAPPGYVGYDEAGQLTEKVRRNPYSLILLDEVEKAHPDVMHMFLQVLDDGRLTDGQGRTVSFKDAIIIMTSNAGTGKAEASVGFGAAREGRTNSVLGELGNFFSPEFMNRFDGIIEFKALSKDNLLQIVELMLADVNKRLSSNNIHLDVTEKVKEKLVDLGYDPKMGARPLRRTIQDYIEDAITDYYLENPSEKDLKAVMTSKGNIQIKSAKKAEVKTSEKEV, encoded by the coding sequence ATGCTTTGTCAAAACTGTAAAATCAATGACTCAACAATTCATCTTTATACCAATCTCAATGGAAAGCAAAAACAAATTGACCTCTGTCAAAACTGCTATAAGATTATCAAGACAGATCCTAACAATAGCCTCTTTAAAGGTATGACGGATCTGAATAATCGTGACTTTGATCCCTTTGGTGATTTCTTCAATGACCTAAACAATTTTAGACCTTCTAGCAATACTCCTCCGACTCCTCCAACCCAATCAGGTGGAGGTTACGGTGGAAACGGCGGTTATGGTTCCCAAAATCGTGAATCTGCTCAAACTCCGCCTCCAAGCCAAGAAAAAGGCCTGCTGGAAGAATTTGGTATCAACGTAACTGAAATTGCCCGTCGTGGAGATATTGACCCCGTTATTGGGCGCGACGATGAAATTATCCGTGTTATTGAGATTCTCAATCGCAGAACAAAGAATAATCCTGTTCTTATCGGTGAACCAGGTGTCGGAAAAACTGCCGTTGTCGAAGGTCTAGCTCAGAAAATCGTTGATGGCGATGTTCCACATAAACTCCAAGGTAAACAAGTCATCCGTCTAGATGTAGTTAGCTTGGTTCAAGGAACGGGTATCCGTGGACAATTTGAAGAACGCATGCAAAAACTCATGGAAGAAATTCGAAAACGTGAGGACATCATCCTCTTTATCGATGAAATCCATGAAATTGTCGGTGCTGGTTCTGCAGGCGATGGCAATATGGATGCAGGAAATATCCTCAAGCCCGCCCTTGCTCGTGGGGAACTGCAATTGGTCGGTGCTACTACCCTCAATGAATACCGTATCATTGAAAAGGATGCTGCCTTAGAGCGTCGTATGCAACCTGTTAAGGTCGATGAACCAACAGTGGAGGAAACAATTACTATCCTCAAAGGCATTCAAAAGAAATACGAAGACTACCACCACGTTCAGTATACCGATGCTGCTATCGAAGCAGCTGCAACTCTTTCCAATCGCTACATCCAAGATCGCTTCTTACCAGACAAAGCCATCGACCTCCTGGATGAAGCTGGTTCTAAAATGAACTTGACCTTGAATTTTGTGGATCCTAAAGTAATCGATCAGCGCTTGATTGAGGCTGAAAATCTTAAATCTCAAGCTACACGAGAAGAAGATTTTGAGAAGGCCGCCTACTTCCGTGACCAGATTGCCAAGTATAAGGAAATGCAAAAGAAAAAGGTCACAGACCAGGATACTCCTATCATCAGTGAAAAAACCATTGAGCATATTATCGAGCAGAAAACCAATATCCCTGTTGGTGATTTGAAAGAGAAAGAACAATCTCAACTTATCCATCTAGCAGAAGACCTCAAGTCTCATGTTATTGGACAAGACGATGCTGTCGATAAGATTGCCAAGGCTATTCGCCGGAATCGTGTCGGTCTCGGTACGCCTAACCGTCCAATTGGAAGCTTCCTCTTCGTCGGACCAACTGGCGTCGGTAAGACAGAACTTTCCAAACAACTAGCTATCGAACTCTTTGGTTCTGCTGACAGTATGATTCGCTTTGACATGAGTGAATATATGGAAAAACACAGTGTGGCTAAGTTGGTCGGTGCCCCTCCAGGTTATGTTGGCTATGATGAGGCTGGGCAATTAACTGAAAAAGTTCGCCGCAATCCATATTCTCTTATACTTCTCGATGAAGTAGAGAAAGCCCATCCAGATGTTATGCACATGTTCCTCCAGGTCTTAGACGATGGTCGTTTGACAGATGGGCAAGGACGCACCGTTAGCTTCAAGGATGCCATCATCATCATGACTTCAAATGCAGGTACAGGTAAGGCAGAAGCCAGCGTTGGATTTGGGGCAGCTCGCGAAGGACGTACCAACTCTGTTCTTGGTGAACTCGGTAACTTTTTTAGCCCAGAGTTTATGAACCGTTTTGATGGTATTATCGAATTTAAGGCTCTCAGCAAGGACAACCTCCTTCAGATTGTCGAACTTATGCTTGCAGACGTTAACAAGCGCCTTTCTAGCAACAACATTCATTTAGATGTAACTGAAAAGGTCAAGGAAAAATTGGTTGACCTCGGTTATGATCCAAAAATGGGAGCACGCCCACTTCGTCGTACTATTCAAGACTATATTGAGGACGCAATCACTGACTACTACCTTGAAAATCCAAGCGAAAAAGACCTAAAGGCAGTGATGACTAGCAAGGGCAACATTCAAATCAAATCTGCCAAAAAAGCTGAAGTAAAAACTTCTGAAAAAGAAGTATAA
- a CDS encoding FtsW/RodA/SpoVE family cell cycle protein: protein MKRSLDSRVDYSLLLPVFFLLVIGVVAIYIAVSHDYPNNILPILGQQVAWIALGLVIGFIVMLFNTEFLWKVTPFLYILGLGLMVLPIVFYNPSLVASTGAKNWISVNGITLFQPSEFMKISYILMLARVIVQFTKKHKEWRRTVPLDFLLIFWMILFTIPVLVLLALQSDLGTALVFVAIFSGIVLLSGVSWKIIIPVFVTAVTGIAGFLAIFISKDGRAFLHQLGMPTYQINRILAWLNPFDFAQTTTYQQAQGQIAIGSGGLFGQGFNASNLLIPVRESDMIFTVIAEDFGFIGSVLVIALYLMLIYRMLKITLRSNNQFYTYISTGLIMMLLFHIFENIGAVTGLLPLTGIPLPFISQGGSAIISNLIGVGLLLSMSYQTNLAEEKSGKVPFKRKKVVLKQIK, encoded by the coding sequence ATGAAACGTTCTCTCGACTCAAGAGTCGATTATAGTTTGCTCTTGCCAGTATTTTTTCTACTGGTTATTGGTGTGGTGGCTATTTATATAGCTGTTAGTCATGATTATCCAAATAATATTCTGCCCATTTTAGGGCAGCAGGTCGCCTGGATTGCCTTGGGGCTTGTGATTGGTTTTATCGTCATGCTCTTCAATACAGAGTTTCTTTGGAAGGTGACCCCCTTTCTATATATTTTAGGCTTGGGACTTATGGTCTTACCTATCGTCTTTTATAATCCAAGCTTAGTTGCATCTACGGGCGCTAAAAACTGGATTTCAGTAAATGGCATCACCTTGTTCCAACCGTCAGAGTTTATGAAGATATCCTACATTCTCATGCTAGCTCGTGTGATTGTCCAATTTACAAAAAAACATAAGGAATGGAGACGCACAGTTCCATTGGACTTTTTGTTAATTTTTTGGATGATTCTCTTTACCATTCCAGTACTAGTTCTTTTAGCACTTCAAAGTGACTTGGGGACGGCTTTGGTTTTTGTGGCCATTTTCTCAGGAATCGTTTTATTATCAGGGGTTTCTTGGAAAATTATTATTCCAGTATTTGTGACTGCTGTAACAGGAATTGCTGGTTTTCTAGCCATCTTTATCAGTAAGGACGGTCGTGCTTTTCTCCATCAACTGGGAATGCCGACCTACCAAATCAACCGTATTTTGGCTTGGCTTAATCCTTTTGATTTTGCTCAAACAACCACTTACCAGCAGGCTCAAGGGCAAATTGCAATTGGGAGTGGTGGCTTATTTGGTCAAGGTTTTAATGCTTCTAATCTGCTTATTCCAGTTCGAGAGTCGGATATGATTTTCACGGTCATTGCAGAAGATTTTGGCTTTATTGGCTCTGTCCTTGTTATCGCCCTTTATCTCATGCTGATTTACCGTATGTTGAAGATTACTCTTAGATCAAATAACCAGTTCTATACTTATATTTCCACAGGTTTGATTATGATGTTACTCTTCCATATCTTTGAGAATATCGGTGCTGTGACGGGCTTGCTTCCTTTGACGGGGATTCCCTTGCCTTTTATTTCTCAAGGGGGATCGGCTATTATCAGTAATCTGATTGGTGTGGGCTTACTTTTATCTATGAGTTACCAGACCAATCTAGCTGAAGAAAAGAGCGGAAAAGTCCCATTCAAGCGGAAAAAGGTTGTATTAAAACAAATCAAATAA
- a CDS encoding DUF1797 family protein, translating to MESHLVRIINRLEAMAKDGGNLKRNFEREGVVVAEVAYSHDEENGSIFTLRDVEARETYTFDSIDLIAMEIYELLY from the coding sequence ATGGAATCACATTTGGTTAGAATCATCAACCGCCTTGAAGCAATGGCAAAAGACGGCGGAAATTTAAAACGTAATTTTGAACGCGAAGGAGTTGTTGTTGCAGAAGTTGCATACAGCCACGACGAAGAAAACGGCTCAATCTTTACCCTTCGTGATGTCGAAGCTCGCGAAACTTATACGTTTGACAGCATTGACTTGATTGCAATGGAGATTTACGAACTCCTTTACTAA
- the gyrB gene encoding DNA topoisomerase (ATP-hydrolyzing) subunit B, whose translation MTEEIKNLQAQDYDASQIQVLEGLEAVRMRPGMYIGSTSKEGLHHLVWEIVDNSIDEALAGFASHIQVFIEPDDSITVVDDGRGIPVDIQEKTGRPAVETVFTVLHAGGKFGGGGYKVSGGLHGVGSSVVNALSTQLDVHVHKNGKIHYQEYRRGHVVADLEVVGDTDKTGTTVHFTPDPEIFTETTTFDFDKLNKRIQELAFLNRGLQISITDKREGLEQTKHYHYEGGIASYVEYINENKDVIFDTPIYTDGEMDDITVEVAMQYTTGYHENVMSFANNIHTHEGGTHEQGFRTALTRVINDYARKNKLLKDNEDNLTGEDVREGLTAVISVKHPNPQFEGQTKTKLGNSEVVKITNRLFSDAFSDFLMENPQIAKRIVEKGILAAKARVAAKRAREVTRKKSGLEISNLPGKLADCSSNNPTETELFIVEGDSAGGSAKSGRNREFQAILPIRGKILNVEKASMDKILANEEIRSLFTAMGTGFGAEFDVSKARYQKLVLMTDADVDGAHIRTLLLTLIYRYMKPILEAGYVYIAQPPIYGVKVGSEIKEYIQPGADQEIKLQEALARHSEGRAKPTIQRYKGLGEMDDHQLWETTMDPEHRLMARVSVDDAAEADKIFDMLMGDRVEPRREFIEENAVYSTLDV comes from the coding sequence ATGACAGAAGAAATCAAAAATCTGCAGGCACAAGATTATGATGCCAGTCAAATTCAAGTTTTAGAGGGCTTAGAGGCTGTTCGTATGCGTCCAGGGATGTATATCGGGTCAACCTCAAAAGAAGGTCTTCACCATCTAGTCTGGGAAATTGTTGATAACTCAATTGATGAGGCCTTGGCAGGATTTGCTAGCCATATTCAAGTCTTTATTGAGCCAGATGATTCGATTACAGTTGTTGATGATGGACGTGGGATCCCCGTCGATATTCAGGAAAAAACAGGTCGACCTGCCGTTGAGACTGTCTTTACTGTTCTTCACGCTGGAGGAAAGTTTGGCGGTGGCGGATATAAGGTCTCAGGTGGTCTTCACGGAGTGGGGTCCTCAGTAGTTAATGCCCTTTCAACTCAATTAGACGTTCATGTCCACAAAAATGGTAAGATTCATTACCAAGAATACCGTCGTGGTCATGTTGTTGCAGACCTTGAGGTGGTTGGAGATACGGATAAAACGGGAACAACAGTTCACTTCACACCGGACCCAGAAATCTTTACGGAAACAACAACCTTTGATTTTGATAAATTAAATAAACGGATTCAAGAGTTGGCCTTTCTAAATCGCGGTCTTCAAATCTCCATTACAGATAAGCGTGAAGGTTTGGAGCAAACCAAGCATTATCATTATGAAGGTGGGATTGCTAGTTACGTTGAATATATCAACGAGAACAAGGATGTTATCTTTGATACACCAATCTACACAGATGGTGAGATGGATGATATCACAGTCGAAGTAGCCATGCAGTACACAACGGGTTACCATGAAAATGTCATGAGTTTCGCCAATAATATTCATACCCATGAAGGTGGAACGCATGAACAAGGTTTCCGTACAGCCTTGACTCGTGTTATCAACGATTATGCTCGTAAAAATAAGTTACTGAAAGATAATGAAGATAATCTAACAGGGGAAGATGTCCGCGAAGGATTAACTGCAGTTATCTCAGTTAAACACCCAAATCCACAGTTTGAAGGACAGACCAAGACCAAATTGGGAAATAGCGAAGTGGTCAAGATTACCAATCGTCTCTTCAGCGATGCCTTTTCTGATTTCCTCATGGAAAATCCACAGATTGCCAAGAGAATTGTGGAAAAAGGAATTTTGGCCGCCAAAGCTCGTGTTGCTGCCAAGCGTGCGCGTGAAGTCACTCGTAAAAAATCTGGTTTGGAAATTTCCAACCTTCCAGGGAAACTAGCAGACTGTTCTTCTAACAATCCTACTGAAACAGAACTCTTCATCGTCGAAGGAGACTCAGCTGGTGGATCAGCAAAATCTGGTCGTAACCGTGAATTTCAAGCAATCCTTCCAATTCGCGGTAAGATTTTGAACGTTGAAAAGGCAAGTATGGATAAGATTCTAGCTAACGAAGAAATTCGTAGTCTTTTCACAGCGATGGGAACAGGATTTGGTGCAGAATTTGATGTTTCAAAAGCTCGTTACCAAAAACTTGTTTTGATGACCGATGCCGATGTCGATGGAGCCCACATTCGTACTCTTCTTTTAACCTTGATTTATCGTTATATGAAACCAATTCTAGAAGCTGGTTATGTCTATATTGCCCAACCACCAATCTATGGAGTCAAGGTTGGAAGTGAGATTAAAGAATATATCCAGCCAGGAGCAGACCAAGAAATCAAACTCCAAGAAGCCTTAGCCCGCCACAGTGAAGGTCGTGCCAAACCAACTATTCAGAGGTATAAAGGTCTGGGTGAAATGGACGATCATCAGTTATGGGAAACAACAATGGATCCCGAGCATCGCTTGATGGCTAGAGTTTCTGTGGATGACGCAGCTGAGGCAGATAAAATCTTTGATATGTTGATGGGGGATCGAGTAGAGCCTCGTCGTGAATTTATCGAAGAAAATGCCGTCTATAGTACACTTGATGTCTAA
- a CDS encoding GNAT family N-acetyltransferase: protein MGDIIYREARIEESEKIGKLLANSFLDYPFLTIITDDLKKPDSYPAFVETLQILLTRVYIKKGNCLIAEQDGDLLAVALLQQKDFCILSYLRNGGTNIFRYIRPQNLLKYFDFVKRSKKHLEEFGEFDWYLMALAVNTASKGQGIGSTFLTQGIEPYVKSKGCKHLGLITSTARNASFYEKNDYVLLDYMDLEYGLKSIGNWVFLKTINK from the coding sequence ATGGGAGACATCATATATCGAGAGGCAAGAATTGAAGAAAGCGAAAAAATTGGAAAATTATTAGCCAATTCCTTTCTTGACTATCCCTTTTTAACGATTATAACTGATGATTTGAAGAAACCTGACTCCTATCCTGCTTTTGTAGAAACATTGCAAATTCTGCTTACTAGAGTCTATATTAAGAAGGGAAACTGTTTAATTGCGGAACAGGATGGAGACTTACTTGCAGTCGCCCTTTTGCAACAAAAAGATTTCTGTATACTATCCTATCTACGAAATGGAGGAACAAACATTTTTCGCTACATTCGACCACAAAATCTCCTTAAATACTTTGACTTTGTAAAACGTTCCAAAAAACATTTAGAAGAATTTGGAGAGTTTGATTGGTATTTGATGGCCTTAGCTGTCAATACAGCAAGTAAGGGACAGGGAATAGGCAGTACTTTTCTGACACAAGGGATTGAACCTTATGTCAAATCAAAAGGCTGTAAACACTTGGGACTCATAACTAGTACAGCTAGAAATGCCTCATTCTACGAAAAAAACGATTATGTATTACTGGACTATATGGACTTAGAATACGGATTAAAATCAATTGGTAACTGGGTATTTTTAAAAACAATAAATAAATAA
- a CDS encoding DJ-1 family glyoxalase III, whose protein sequence is MVKVAVMLAQGFEEIEALTVVDVLRRANITCDMVGFEEQVTGSHAIQVRADRVFDGDLSDYDMVVLPGGMPGSAHLRDNQALIQELQSFEQEGKKLAAICAAPIALNQAGLLKNKQYTCYDGVQEQIFDGHYVKETVVVDGQLTTSRGPSTALAFAYELVEQLGGDAETLRTGMLYRDVFGKNQ, encoded by the coding sequence ATGGTAAAAGTAGCAGTTATGTTGGCTCAGGGCTTTGAAGAAATTGAAGCTTTGACAGTTGTGGATGTTTTGCGTCGGGCAAATATCACTTGTGATATGGTTGGGTTTGAAGAGCAAGTGACTGGTTCGCATGCAATCCAAGTCAGAGCAGATCGTGTCTTTGATGGTGATTTATCAGACTATGATATGGTTGTTCTTCCTGGCGGCATGCCTGGTTCTGCACATTTGCGCGATAATCAGGCCTTGATTCAAGAGTTGCAAAGCTTCGAGCAAGAAGGAAAAAAACTAGCAGCCATTTGTGCTGCGCCAATTGCCCTCAATCAAGCAGGGCTATTGAAAAACAAGCAGTACACTTGTTATGATGGTGTTCAAGAGCAAATTTTTGATGGTCACTACGTCAAGGAAACAGTAGTGGTAGATGGTCAATTGACAACCAGTCGAGGTCCCTCGACAGCCCTTGCCTTTGCCTACGAGCTGGTAGAGCAATTAGGAGGAGATGCAGAGACTTTACGAACAGGAATGCTCTATCGAGATGTCTTTGGTAAAAATCAGTAA
- a CDS encoding NUDIX hydrolase: MANPTFGEKKANTDYVSRYGVYAVIPDAEQKQIVLVQAPNGAWFLPGGEIEAGENHQEALKRELIEELGFTAEIGTYYGQADEYFYSRHRDTYYYNPAYLYEATSFKEVQKPLEDFNHIAWFPIDEAIENLKRGSHKWAIQSWKKQHKID; encoded by the coding sequence ATGGCAAACCCAACTTTCGGAGAAAAGAAAGCAAATACAGACTATGTTTCACGCTATGGCGTATATGCAGTTATCCCTGATGCAGAACAAAAACAAATTGTTCTTGTTCAAGCACCCAATGGTGCTTGGTTCTTACCAGGTGGCGAAATTGAAGCAGGTGAAAACCATCAGGAAGCCCTAAAACGTGAATTGATTGAAGAGCTCGGCTTCACAGCTGAAATTGGTACCTATTACGGACAAGCTGATGAATATTTCTATTCTCGTCATCGTGACACCTACTACTACAATCCTGCCTACCTCTATGAAGCGACTTCTTTCAAAGAAGTGCAAAAACCACTAGAGGACTTTAATCATATTGCCTGGTTCCCTATTGACGAGGCTATTGAAAATCTCAAACGTGGTAGTCATAAATGGGCCATCCAATCTTGGAAAAAACAGCATAAGATTGACTAA
- a CDS encoding amino acid ABC transporter permease translates to MNFSFLPKYLPYFNYGAVVTVLISICVVFLGTILGVVLAFGQRSKLKPLVWLANLYVWIFRGTPMMVQIMIAFALMHINAPTIQVGILGVDLSRLIPGILIISMNSGAYVSETVRAGINAVPKGQLEAAYSLGIRPKNAMRYVILPQAIKNILPALGNEFITIIKDSSLLSAIGVMELWNGATTVSTTTYLPLTPLLFAAFYYLIMTSILTVALKAFEKRMGQGDKK, encoded by the coding sequence ATGAATTTTTCTTTTTTACCTAAGTATTTACCTTATTTTAACTATGGGGCTGTCGTGACGGTTCTCATTTCTATCTGTGTAGTCTTTTTAGGAACCATTTTGGGTGTTGTCTTGGCTTTTGGGCAACGTTCAAAACTTAAACCTCTTGTCTGGCTCGCCAACTTGTACGTTTGGATTTTCCGCGGGACACCGATGATGGTTCAGATTATGATTGCCTTTGCTCTTATGCATATCAATGCTCCGACTATTCAGGTTGGGATTTTGGGTGTTGATCTTTCTCGTCTGATTCCAGGGATTTTGATTATTTCTATGAACAGTGGTGCCTATGTTTCTGAGACTGTTCGTGCAGGAATAAATGCGGTTCCTAAGGGGCAGTTAGAGGCAGCTTATTCTTTAGGGATTCGTCCTAAAAATGCGATGCGCTATGTGATTTTGCCACAAGCTATCAAAAATATCTTGCCAGCATTGGGAAACGAATTTATCACCATTATCAAGGATAGTTCCCTTTTATCAGCTATCGGTGTTATGGAGTTATGGAATGGGGCTACAACAGTTTCTACAACAACCTATCTACCTCTGACACCACTTTTATTTGCAGCCTTTTATTACTTGATTATGACTT
- a CDS encoding HAD family hydrolase: MKYHDYIWDLGGTLLDNYETSTAAFVETLALYGITQDHDSVYQALKVSTDFAIETFAPNLENFLEKYKENEARELEHPILFDGVSDLLKDISNQGGRHFLVSHRNDQVLEILEKTSIAAYFTEVVTSNSGFKRKPDPESMIYLREKYQISSGLVIGDRPIDIEAGQAAGLATHLFTSIVNLRQVLDM, encoded by the coding sequence ATGAAATATCACGATTATATCTGGGATTTAGGTGGAACTTTACTGGATAATTACGAAACTTCAACAGCTGCATTTGTTGAAACATTGGCATTGTATGGCATCACACAAGACCATGACAGTGTCTATCAGGCTTTAAAGGTTTCTACTGATTTTGCGATTGAGACATTCGCTCCCAACTTAGAGAATTTTTTAGAAAAATACAAGGAAAATGAAGCCAGAGAGCTTGAACATCCGATTTTGTTTGATGGAGTTTCTGATTTATTGAAAGATATCTCCAATCAAGGTGGCCGTCATTTTTTGGTATCTCATCGTAATGATCAGGTCTTGGAAATTTTAGAAAAAACCTCTATAGCAGCTTATTTTACAGAAGTGGTGACTTCTAACTCAGGCTTTAAGAGAAAACCAGATCCTGAGTCCATGATTTATTTAAGAGAAAAGTATCAGATTAGCTCTGGTCTTGTTATTGGTGATCGACCAATTGATATCGAAGCCGGGCAAGCTGCAGGACTAGCTACCCACTTGTTTACCAGTATCGTGAATTTAAGACAAGTATTAGACATGTAA
- the ezrA gene encoding septation ring formation regulator EzrA, translating to MSGRLVFYLAIAVAVFLVIAYAIAIYVRKRNESKLAILEEKKEELYNLPVNDEVEAVKNMHLIGQSQVTFREWNQKWVDLSLNSFADIENNLFEAEGYNNSFRFFKASHQIDQIESQITLIEEDIAAIRNALADLEKQESKNSGRVLHTLDLFEELQHRVADHSEEYGQGLSEIEKQLENIQSEFSQFVTLNTSGDPVEAAVILDNAENHILALSHIVDRLPAIEKTLSKELPDQLEDLEDGYRKLLDANYHFAETDIESRFQLLYEALKKNHENIAQLELDNAEYENTQVQEEINALYDIFTREIAAQKVVEGLVATLPTYLKHMKDSNAVLVEDIQRLSNNYLLSETDVSHVHRLQAELESLEESVLELTSEQEEHSEPYSLLEDRLENLQATLKEIEDEQVSVSQRLAQIEKDDINARQKANVYVNRLHTIKRYMEKRNLPGIPQNFLQLFFTASNHTEELMAELEEARVNIEAVNRMLEITTNDMEALEEETYNIVQYATLTEQLLQYSNRYRSFDERIQEAFNESLEIFEKEFDYHASFDKISQALEVAEPGVTNRFVTSYEKTRETIRF from the coding sequence ATGTCTGGTAGACTAGTATTTTATCTTGCAATTGCAGTTGCAGTTTTCTTAGTGATTGCCTATGCTATCGCAATCTACGTACGAAAACGCAATGAAAGTAAATTAGCAATTTTAGAAGAGAAAAAAGAAGAGCTGTACAATCTTCCAGTAAACGATGAAGTTGAAGCTGTAAAAAACATGCATTTAATTGGACAAAGTCAAGTGACTTTCCGTGAATGGAACCAAAAATGGGTTGACCTATCTCTTAACTCTTTTGCTGATATTGAAAATAATCTTTTTGAAGCAGAAGGCTATAACAACTCATTCCGTTTTTTCAAGGCAAGTCATCAAATCGACCAAATCGAGAGTCAAATTACCTTGATTGAAGAAGATATTGCGGCAATTCGTAATGCTTTGGCAGATTTGGAGAAACAAGAGTCTAAAAATAGTGGACGTGTTCTTCATACCTTGGACTTGTTTGAAGAGTTGCAACACCGAGTGGCTGATCATTCTGAAGAATATGGCCAAGGTTTATCAGAAATCGAAAAACAATTGGAAAATATCCAATCAGAGTTTTCTCAGTTTGTTACTTTGAACACTTCAGGTGACCCAGTAGAAGCTGCTGTGATTTTGGATAATGCTGAAAATCATATCTTGGCTTTGAGTCACATAGTTGATCGCCTGCCAGCGATTGAAAAAACATTATCTAAAGAGCTACCTGATCAATTGGAAGATTTGGAGGATGGTTACCGTAAACTTTTAGATGCTAATTATCATTTTGCTGAAACGGATATTGAATCTCGCTTCCAATTGCTTTATGAAGCTTTAAAGAAAAACCACGAAAATATTGCACAATTAGAGTTGGATAATGCTGAGTATGAAAATACTCAAGTTCAAGAAGAAATCAATGCACTCTATGATATCTTTACACGAGAAATCGCAGCTCAAAAAGTAGTAGAAGGCTTAGTTGCAACCCTTCCTACATATTTGAAACACATGAAAGATAGTAATGCTGTTTTAGTGGAAGATATTCAACGATTGAGTAACAATTACCTACTATCTGAAACGGATGTTAGTCATGTTCATAGATTACAAGCTGAGTTAGAATCTTTAGAAGAATCTGTATTGGAATTAACTTCTGAACAAGAGGAACATTCTGAGCCTTATTCATTGCTTGAAGATCGTTTGGAAAACTTACAAGCGACTTTGAAGGAAATTGAAGATGAACAAGTTTCGGTTAGTCAACGTCTTGCTCAGATTGAAAAAGATGATATTAATGCTCGCCAGAAGGCAAATGTTTATGTTAATCGTCTTCACACAATTAAGAGATATATGGAAAAACGTAATCTTCCAGGTATTCCTCAGAATTTCTTACAGTTGTTCTTTACAGCAAGTAACCATACCGAAGAGTTGATGGCTGAACTAGAAGAAGCTCGGGTCAATATCGAAGCTGTGAACCGGATGCTTGAAATTACAACCAATGATATGGAAGCACTTGAAGAAGAAACCTATAATATTGTTCAATATGCAACGTTGACAGAACAATTGCTACAGTATTCGAACCGTTACCGCTCATTTGATGAACGAATTCAAGAAGCTTTTAATGAATCATTAGAAATTTTTGAAAAAGAATTTGATTATCATGCTTCATTTGATAAGATTTCGCAAGCTTTGGAAGTTGCAGAACCAGGTGTAACCAACCGTTTTGTCACTTCATACGAAAAAACACGTGAGACGATTCGTTTCTAA
- a CDS encoding DUF1827 family protein: MKLINTTNSHSQLVKSQLESTDATLVEVYSAGNTDVIFTHAPLHYEILISNKHRAIRETEIEAIQEFFLKRKIDKDSIDEANIKTLYSEKLIGISIPIK, translated from the coding sequence ATGAAGCTTATCAATACGACAAACTCACACTCGCAACTTGTAAAAAGCCAGCTAGAGAGTACAGATGCAACCCTTGTTGAGGTCTATTCTGCTGGAAATACAGATGTTATTTTTACCCATGCTCCGCTTCACTATGAAATCCTCATCTCAAACAAACACCGTGCTATTCGAGAAACTGAAATCGAAGCCATCCAAGAGTTTTTCTTGAAACGTAAAATTGATAAGGACTCTATTGATGAGGCCAATATCAAAACCCTCTATTCAGAAAAATTAATTGGAATTTCGATTCCAATCAAATAA